The Streptomyces sp. NBC_00344 genome includes a window with the following:
- a CDS encoding flavin-containing monooxygenase, with the protein MAQHEHVRVAVIGSGFGGLGAAVRLRREGITDFVVLERAASVGGTWRDNSYPGCACDVPSHLYSFSFAPNPDWPRTFSGQPHIRAYLENVTDTFGLRPHIRLEHEVLKMHWDDAELRWEIETSRGTLTADMVVSATGPLSDPKIPEVPGLDGFEGKIFHSAQWDHDYDLRGKRVAMIGTGASAIQIVPAIQPEAGRLTLFQRTPPWVMPRMDRAISGAERWLHDKVPLTASARRRLLWGIRELQVSAFTKRPNELGLIESIGRSNIRRSIKDPALRAKLTPSYRIGCKRILLSSTYYPALAEPNVDVVASGLKEVRGNTLVASDGTETEADVIIFGTGFHVTDMPIADRVVGAQGVTLAETWKDGMESLRGATAAGFPNWMTIIGPNTGLGNSSMILMIESQLSYLADYLRQLNVLGGRVALDPRPAAVGAWNERVQQRMKRTVWNTGGCTSWYLDANGRNTTIWPGTTTEFRKATRSVDLGEYEVIRAAGASAGTADRAVEKEAV; encoded by the coding sequence ATGGCCCAGCACGAGCACGTACGAGTGGCGGTGATCGGATCCGGATTCGGCGGCCTGGGCGCCGCTGTCCGGCTGCGCCGCGAGGGGATCACCGACTTCGTCGTCCTGGAGCGGGCCGCTTCGGTCGGCGGGACCTGGCGCGACAACAGCTATCCGGGGTGCGCCTGCGATGTGCCCTCCCATCTGTACTCGTTCTCTTTCGCGCCCAACCCCGACTGGCCGCGCACCTTCTCCGGCCAGCCGCACATCCGGGCGTACCTGGAGAACGTCACCGACACCTTCGGCCTGCGGCCGCATATCCGCCTCGAACACGAAGTGCTGAAGATGCACTGGGACGACGCTGAACTGCGCTGGGAGATCGAGACCTCCCGGGGCACGCTCACCGCTGACATGGTCGTCTCCGCGACCGGGCCGCTCTCCGACCCGAAGATCCCCGAGGTGCCGGGGCTCGACGGCTTCGAGGGCAAGATCTTCCACTCCGCGCAGTGGGACCACGACTACGACCTGCGCGGAAAGCGCGTCGCGATGATCGGGACCGGGGCCTCCGCGATCCAGATCGTGCCCGCGATCCAGCCCGAGGCGGGGCGGCTGACGCTCTTCCAGCGCACACCGCCCTGGGTGATGCCGCGGATGGACCGGGCGATCAGCGGGGCCGAGCGGTGGCTGCACGACAAGGTTCCCCTCACCGCCAGCGCGCGCAGGCGACTGCTCTGGGGCATACGGGAGCTGCAGGTCAGCGCCTTCACCAAGCGGCCCAACGAGCTGGGGCTCATCGAGTCCATCGGCAGGTCCAACATCCGCCGCTCCATCAAGGACCCGGCACTGCGCGCCAAGCTGACGCCCTCGTACCGGATCGGCTGCAAGCGCATCCTGCTGTCGAGCACCTACTATCCGGCGCTCGCCGAGCCCAATGTCGACGTGGTCGCTTCCGGTCTCAAGGAGGTGCGTGGCAACACCCTGGTCGCGTCCGACGGGACCGAGACCGAGGCCGATGTGATCATCTTCGGGACCGGCTTCCATGTCACGGACATGCCGATAGCCGACCGGGTGGTGGGCGCCCAGGGCGTCACCCTCGCCGAGACGTGGAAGGACGGCATGGAGTCGCTGCGCGGCGCCACCGCGGCCGGCTTTCCCAACTGGATGACGATCATCGGGCCGAACACCGGTCTCGGTAACTCCTCGATGATTCTGATGATCGAGTCCCAGCTGAGCTATCTCGCCGACTACCTGCGCCAGCTGAACGTGCTCGGCGGCCGGGTCGCACTCGACCCGCGGCCGGCGGCGGTGGGCGCGTGGAACGAGCGCGTCCAGCAGCGGATGAAGCGGACCGTCTGGAACACCGGCGGCTGCACCAGCTGGTATCTCGACGCCAACGGACGCAACACCACGATCTGGCCGGGCACCACCACCGAGTTCCGCAAGGCCACCAGGTCGGTGGATCTCGGGGAGTACGAGGTGATCCGGGCGGCAGGTGCGAGCGCCGGCACCGCGGACCGTGCCGTCGAGAAGGAGGCGGTGTGA
- a CDS encoding alpha/beta fold hydrolase: MSTAARELTVVSADGSRIHAEVHGPEGAPAVVLSHGWTCSTEFWAAQIRDLVPDHRLVVYDQRGHGRSPGAGRDGYSTGALADDLEAVLAAALEPGERAVLGGHSMGGMTMMAASGRPGFREHTAAVLLCSTGASRLIAESLVVPMRPGRLRTRLTRLILGSRAPLGPATAVSRRILKYGTMGPGSVPDRVAECARIVHACPRGTRVAWSRVLAELDLEAGIRELRVPTAVIVGTADRLTPPVHARALAAALPDGLGLTELTGIGHMTPMEAPDVVADRLRELVNTYVRVEKQKEQAV, encoded by the coding sequence GTGAGCACCGCCGCGCGGGAACTGACCGTCGTCTCGGCCGACGGCTCACGCATCCACGCCGAGGTCCACGGCCCCGAAGGCGCCCCTGCCGTGGTGCTCTCGCACGGCTGGACCTGTTCGACGGAATTCTGGGCCGCCCAGATCAGGGACCTCGTCCCCGATCACCGGCTGGTGGTCTACGACCAGCGTGGGCACGGCCGTTCACCCGGTGCCGGGCGCGACGGCTACTCCACGGGCGCACTCGCCGATGACCTGGAGGCGGTGCTCGCCGCCGCTCTCGAGCCGGGCGAGCGGGCCGTACTCGGCGGGCACTCCATGGGCGGGATGACCATGATGGCCGCCTCCGGGCGGCCCGGGTTCCGGGAACACACCGCCGCGGTGCTGCTCTGCAGCACCGGCGCTTCGCGGCTGATCGCCGAGTCGCTGGTGGTGCCGATGCGCCCCGGGCGGCTGCGGACCCGGCTGACCCGGCTGATCCTCGGATCGCGGGCCCCGCTGGGACCGGCGACCGCCGTGTCCAGGCGCATTCTCAAGTACGGGACGATGGGGCCAGGTTCGGTCCCCGACCGGGTGGCCGAGTGCGCCCGGATCGTGCACGCCTGCCCACGGGGGACCCGAGTGGCCTGGTCGCGGGTGCTCGCCGAGCTGGATCTGGAGGCGGGGATACGGGAGCTGCGCGTACCGACCGCGGTGATCGTGGGTACCGCGGACCGGCTCACCCCGCCGGTGCACGCCCGGGCGCTGGCCGCCGCGCTGCCGGACGGCCTGGGGCTCACCGAGCTGACCGGGATCGGTCACATGACCCCGATGGAAGCCCCGGACGTGGTCGCGGACCGGTTGCGGGAACTCGTCAACACCTATGTACGCGTGGAGAAGCAGAAGGAGCAGGCCGTATGA
- a CDS encoding SDR family oxidoreductase, with amino-acid sequence MSRNSLEGQVAVVTGAARGVGELLARKLSARGAKVALIGLEPEELKAVSARLHTDSDHWHADVTDHLAMARVAQEVKARFGKVDIVVANAGVATGGPLVDSDPDAWRRVIEVNLVGGSVTARAFLPVLMESRGYFLQIASLAAITPAPMMSAYCASKSGVEAFAHCLRAEVGYKGVRVGVGYLSWTDTDMVRGADEDEVMRELRQRLPWPANRTYPLGPAVDRIVAGIERRSPHVYAQWWLRGMQSVRGYLPSVIGVVGQREMRRFEPRLAGVARGLVGAGGAADEKARTER; translated from the coding sequence ATGAGCAGGAACAGCCTTGAAGGCCAGGTCGCGGTCGTCACCGGCGCGGCCAGGGGTGTCGGCGAACTGCTGGCCCGCAAGCTCTCGGCGCGCGGCGCGAAGGTGGCGCTCATCGGCCTGGAGCCGGAGGAGCTGAAGGCGGTGTCGGCGCGGCTGCACACCGACAGCGACCACTGGCACGCCGACGTGACCGACCACCTGGCCATGGCGCGGGTCGCTCAGGAGGTCAAGGCGCGGTTCGGGAAGGTGGACATCGTCGTCGCCAATGCAGGAGTGGCGACCGGCGGGCCCCTTGTGGACTCCGACCCGGATGCCTGGCGCCGGGTCATCGAAGTGAACCTGGTGGGTGGATCGGTCACCGCGCGGGCCTTCCTTCCGGTACTGATGGAGAGCCGCGGATACTTTCTCCAGATCGCCTCGCTCGCCGCGATCACACCCGCGCCCATGATGTCCGCGTACTGCGCGTCCAAGTCCGGGGTCGAGGCCTTCGCGCACTGTCTGCGGGCCGAGGTCGGCTACAAGGGAGTGCGGGTCGGTGTCGGGTATCTGTCCTGGACCGACACGGACATGGTGCGCGGCGCCGACGAGGACGAGGTGATGCGGGAGCTGCGGCAGCGGCTGCCGTGGCCTGCCAACCGCACGTATCCGCTGGGTCCGGCGGTGGACCGCATCGTGGCCGGTATCGAGCGGCGCTCCCCCCACGTGTACGCGCAGTGGTGGCTGCGCGGGATGCAGTCCGTGCGGGGCTATCTGCCCTCGGTGATCGGTGTCGTCGGGCAGCGCGAGATGCGCCGCTTCGAGCCGAGGCTGGCGGGGGTCGCACGGGGTCTGGTGGGCGCCGGGGGAGCTGCTGACGAGAAGGCCCGCACCGAGCGTTAG
- a CDS encoding S41 family peptidase, which yields MSQVDAGDAAYLRFPHLHGDLLCFASEDDLWVAPLAPAGARPGRAWRITVDRTRVGHPRFSPDGRHLAYTSWRSLDPEIHLAPVAGGPSRRLTHWGALDTRVCGWTPDGDILAVASHSQPFSYFSWAYTVATDGCPGAKLPWGPVSDIAVGDVEGQRRTLLLTGKPPHEPAAWKRYRGGATGRLWLHGERLLAGIGGHLESPMLVAGRVAFLSDHEGIGNLYSCLPDGTGLLRHTDHDTFYARNASTDGHRVIYQCAGDLWLADDLSPGALPRRLDVRIGGPRTGRRNYQVPASLHVDSLSVDETGRASAVAVRGSLYWLTHRDGPARTITDTPGVRIRLPEMLGSAGRVAYVTDAEGEDAIEIAYMPRASGQRPPRRLASGALGRVQELISDPEGEQLAIASHDGRLLLLTVPDDETDEIGETGGTGGTGAEDEGGEEDGGGPIGADRAGGEVTELIRSVNGPVRDLAFSPDGAWLTWSHPGIGRSLRQIKMAKIAGAMAPTVVDVTNGRFEDENPVFTSDGRYLAFLSWRGFDPVYDVHTGDLSFPLGCRPYLVPLSSATPSPFALLPDGRPAAGGLDPVDAMGDGVSDSMGDGGGRVLVEIEGLENRVTPFPVPASKYSALHPVSGGGLVWLRWPISGALGETFVNPADTSGRPTLEHFNIIKARKAELVDHLDSFAVSRDGSRLVVVDEGELRAVPATESGDNDTTVFLDLRRILHEVEPPSEWRQAFDEAGRIIRSYFWEPQMCGIDWSAILAQYRPLVERVASPDEFADLLREVLGELGTSHAYVSPARRNEGPPHYQRAMGLLGANLVCRDGAWVVQRILPGDSSDSRARSPLAGTGIREGAVLTHVDGRPVDPVTGPYPLLSAAGGTTVELTFQPPEGGGRSRRVAVVPLVDERPLRYQDWVNKRRAVVWELSGGRCGYLHIPDMGGSGWAQFNRDLRLEVSRPALIVDVRGNAGGHISELVVEKLTRTIVGWDLTRDAQPVSYASNAPRGPVVALADEATSSDGDMITAAFQLLNLGPVVGQRTWGGVVGMTGRHQLIDGTVITVPMNAAWFDDYGWSVENHGVAPDLEALRTPLDWAEGRHAQLDDAVWAALDLLAAKPAKEPPDYSDVPDKRRPALPPRRGR from the coding sequence GTGAGCCAAGTCGATGCAGGCGATGCCGCGTACCTCCGCTTCCCGCACCTCCACGGCGACCTGCTGTGCTTCGCGAGCGAGGACGATCTCTGGGTTGCGCCTCTCGCCCCGGCAGGCGCCCGCCCCGGCCGGGCCTGGCGGATCACCGTCGACCGCACCAGAGTGGGCCATCCGCGCTTCTCGCCCGACGGCAGGCACCTGGCGTACACGAGCTGGCGCAGCCTCGACCCGGAGATCCATCTCGCCCCCGTGGCCGGGGGCCCCTCCCGGCGGCTGACCCACTGGGGAGCACTCGACACCCGGGTCTGCGGCTGGACCCCCGACGGCGACATCCTGGCGGTGGCCTCACACAGCCAGCCCTTCTCCTACTTCAGCTGGGCCTACACCGTCGCCACCGACGGCTGCCCCGGTGCGAAGCTTCCGTGGGGCCCGGTCAGCGACATCGCGGTCGGGGACGTCGAAGGGCAGCGCCGTACGCTGCTGCTCACCGGGAAGCCTCCGCACGAACCCGCCGCCTGGAAGCGCTACCGCGGTGGCGCGACCGGCCGGCTGTGGCTGCACGGCGAGCGGCTGCTGGCCGGCATCGGCGGCCATCTGGAAAGCCCGATGCTGGTGGCGGGCCGGGTCGCCTTCCTCTCCGACCACGAGGGCATCGGCAACCTCTACTCCTGCCTGCCGGACGGCACAGGCCTGCTCCGTCACACCGACCACGACACCTTCTACGCCAGAAACGCATCGACCGACGGCCACCGCGTGATCTACCAGTGCGCGGGCGACCTCTGGCTCGCCGACGACCTCTCGCCCGGTGCGCTGCCGCGCCGGCTGGACGTCCGGATCGGCGGTCCGCGCACCGGCCGGCGCAACTACCAGGTCCCCGCCTCCCTCCATGTCGACAGCCTGTCCGTCGACGAGACCGGCCGGGCCAGCGCCGTCGCCGTACGCGGCAGCCTCTACTGGCTCACCCACCGCGACGGCCCGGCGCGCACCATCACCGACACGCCGGGGGTGCGGATCCGGCTTCCCGAAATGCTCGGCAGCGCGGGCCGGGTCGCGTACGTCACCGACGCCGAGGGCGAGGACGCGATCGAGATCGCGTACATGCCGCGGGCCAGCGGCCAACGCCCGCCGCGGCGGCTCGCCTCCGGGGCGCTCGGGCGGGTGCAGGAGCTGATCTCGGACCCGGAGGGCGAGCAGCTCGCCATCGCGTCGCACGACGGGCGGCTGCTGCTGCTCACCGTGCCCGACGACGAGACCGACGAGATCGGGGAGACCGGCGGAACCGGCGGGACAGGTGCGGAAGACGAGGGCGGCGAGGAAGACGGGGGCGGGCCCATCGGCGCCGACCGGGCAGGCGGAGAGGTCACCGAACTCATCCGTTCCGTCAACGGCCCGGTGCGCGACCTGGCGTTCTCACCCGACGGCGCCTGGCTGACCTGGTCGCACCCCGGGATCGGCCGCTCGTTGCGCCAGATCAAGATGGCCAAGATCGCCGGCGCTATGGCCCCCACCGTCGTCGACGTCACCAACGGCCGCTTCGAGGACGAGAATCCGGTCTTCACCAGCGACGGCCGCTATCTGGCGTTCCTGTCCTGGCGGGGCTTCGACCCGGTCTACGACGTGCACACCGGCGACCTCTCCTTCCCGCTCGGCTGCCGCCCCTACCTGGTCCCGCTCTCGTCCGCCACGCCCTCGCCCTTCGCCCTGCTGCCCGACGGCCGCCCCGCGGCGGGCGGGCTCGACCCGGTCGACGCGATGGGCGACGGTGTGAGCGACAGCATGGGCGACGGCGGCGGCAGGGTGCTGGTCGAGATCGAGGGCCTGGAGAACCGGGTCACCCCCTTCCCGGTACCCGCGTCCAAGTACTCCGCCCTGCATCCGGTCAGCGGTGGCGGCCTCGTCTGGCTGCGCTGGCCGATCTCCGGCGCCCTGGGCGAGACCTTCGTCAACCCGGCCGATACGTCGGGCCGGCCGACGCTCGAACACTTCAACATCATCAAGGCGCGCAAGGCCGAACTGGTCGACCACCTGGACTCATTCGCGGTGAGCCGCGACGGAAGCCGTCTGGTGGTCGTCGACGAGGGCGAACTGCGCGCGGTTCCCGCCACCGAGTCCGGTGACAACGACACCACGGTGTTTCTCGATCTCCGCCGCATCCTGCACGAGGTCGAGCCGCCGTCCGAATGGCGCCAGGCCTTCGACGAGGCGGGCCGCATCATCCGCTCCTACTTCTGGGAGCCGCAGATGTGCGGCATCGACTGGTCGGCGATCCTCGCCCAGTACCGCCCGCTGGTCGAACGGGTCGCGTCCCCGGACGAGTTCGCCGATCTGCTCCGCGAAGTCCTCGGCGAACTGGGCACCTCGCATGCGTACGTCAGCCCGGCCCGCCGCAACGAAGGCCCCCCGCACTACCAGCGCGCGATGGGCCTGCTGGGCGCGAACCTCGTCTGCCGGGACGGCGCCTGGGTGGTCCAGCGGATCCTCCCCGGCGACTCGTCCGACTCCAGGGCGCGCTCCCCACTGGCCGGGACCGGTATCCGCGAGGGAGCCGTCCTCACCCATGTGGACGGCCGCCCGGTGGACCCGGTGACCGGCCCGTACCCGCTGCTCTCCGCCGCCGGCGGCACGACGGTCGAGCTCACCTTCCAACCCCCCGAGGGGGGCGGGCGTTCCCGCCGGGTGGCCGTGGTCCCGCTGGTCGACGAACGCCCGCTGCGTTACCAGGACTGGGTGAACAAACGGCGCGCCGTCGTCTGGGAGCTGAGCGGCGGCAGGTGCGGCTACCTGCACATCCCCGACATGGGGGGTTCCGGCTGGGCACAGTTCAACCGCGATCTGCGGCTGGAGGTGTCCCGCCCCGCACTGATCGTGGACGTACGGGGAAACGCGGGCGGCCACATCAGCGAATTGGTGGTGGAGAAGCTCACCCGTACCATCGTCGGCTGGGACCTCACCCGGGACGCACAGCCCGTCTCCTACGCCTCCAACGCCCCCCGGGGCCCGGTGGTCGCGCTGGCCGACGAGGCGACCTCGTCCGACGGCGACATGATCACAGCGGCCTTCCAACTGCTGAACCTCGGCCCTGTGGTCGGCCAGCGCACCTGGGGCGGCGTGGTCGGGATGACGGGGCGGCATCAGCTGATCGACGGCACGGTGATCACGGTCCCGATGAACGCGGCCTGGTTCGACGACTACGGCTGGTCCGTGGAGAACCACGGCGTGGCACCGGACCTGGAGGCCCTGCGCACCCCACTGGACTGGGCGGAGGGCCGCCATGCCCAGCTCGACGACGCCGTCTGGGCCGCGCTCGATCTGCTGGCGGCGAAGCCGGCGAAAGAACCGCCCGACTACAGCGACGTACCGGACAAACGGCGCCCGGCTCTGCCACCCCGCCGGGGGCGCTAG
- a CDS encoding TetR/AcrR family transcriptional regulator, whose translation MASRLTPEREAELYAAVLDLLREVGYDALTMDAVAARTKSSKATLYRQWGSKPELVARALRHNKPVRIEDIDTGSLRRDFHAMVARENDCEMEKNSALMRGLMHAVHDNPDLYQALRELLIEPELTGLDRLLRRAVERGEVSAGNPALGFVPHMLVGAFVARQLIEDRPADRAFLTQYLDAVILPALGV comes from the coding sequence ATGGCGAGCAGACTCACGCCGGAACGCGAGGCCGAGCTGTACGCAGCCGTACTCGACCTGCTGCGCGAGGTCGGATACGACGCCCTGACCATGGACGCCGTCGCCGCCCGCACCAAGTCCAGCAAGGCCACCCTCTACCGCCAGTGGGGGAGCAAGCCGGAGCTGGTGGCTCGAGCGCTGCGGCACAACAAACCCGTCCGGATCGAAGACATCGACACCGGTTCACTGCGGCGTGACTTCCACGCCATGGTGGCCCGTGAGAACGACTGCGAGATGGAGAAGAACTCCGCCCTGATGCGGGGTCTGATGCATGCGGTCCACGACAATCCGGATCTGTACCAGGCGTTGCGTGAGCTGTTGATCGAGCCCGAGCTGACGGGCCTCGACCGGCTGCTGCGGCGCGCCGTCGAGCGCGGCGAGGTCAGTGCGGGCAATCCCGCGCTGGGCTTCGTCCCGCACATGCTGGTCGGCGCATTCGTCGCCCGGCAGTTGATCGAGGACCGGCCGGCCGACCGCGCCTTCCTCACCCAGTATCTGGACGCCGTGATTCTCCCCGCCCTCGGCGTCTAG
- a CDS encoding MMPL family transporter, whose amino-acid sequence MATYLYKLGRFAFRRRRYVLLVWVALLALAGFGAASAATATSSSFSIPGTEAQKAFDLLAQRFPGGSADGATARVVFKAPAGEKMTDADNKAEVRKVAADLRTGSHQIASVTDPYKAKAVSRDGSTAYVQVAYKVSSMELTDKTKDSLQNTGDRAQHAGYDVEIGGDALQAMPETGSGEIIGVVIAAVVLMVTFGSLIAAGLPLITALIGVGIGVSTVTALANVLDLGSTTSTLAMMIGLAVGIDYALFIVSRFRAELAEGREPEEAAGRATGTAGSAVVFAGLTVVIALVGLAVVNIPMLSKMGFAAAGTVVIAVLIALTLIPALLGFAGKRVLGRKARRKPPVEGAAVKVNGGTRWASFVLRRPVMVLLVGVIGLGAVAVPAASLQMGLPDDGAQPTDTTQRKAYDMLSDGFGPGFNGPLMVVADVKGVSDGTAAVNRVHKKIAGLDGVVTVLPATYNKQHDTATITVIPKDRPSSARTEDLVHSIRDAGAQIKSDTGATVLVTGATAMNIDFSQKMNDALLPYLALVVGLAFLLLMVVFRSVLVPLKAALGFLLSVVAALGAVVAVFQWGWLGSVFGVQQTGPIMSMMPIFMVGVVFGLAMDYEVFLVTRMREAYVHGERPGQAVVTGFKHGARVVCAAAVIMIAVFSGFIGASDAMIKMIGFGLAIAVFFDAFVVRMAIVPAVLALLGKRAWWLPRWLDRALPNVDVEGEGLNKHIELEQQRELVKV is encoded by the coding sequence GTGGCCACGTACCTCTACAAGCTCGGACGGTTTGCCTTCCGGCGCCGCCGTTATGTCCTTCTGGTGTGGGTGGCGCTGCTGGCGCTCGCCGGTTTCGGCGCCGCCTCCGCTGCCACCGCCACCTCCAGCTCCTTCTCCATACCGGGCACCGAGGCCCAGAAGGCCTTCGATCTGCTCGCCCAGCGCTTCCCCGGGGGAAGCGCCGACGGCGCCACGGCACGAGTGGTGTTCAAGGCGCCGGCCGGCGAGAAGATGACCGACGCCGACAACAAGGCGGAGGTCCGGAAGGTCGCGGCGGATCTGCGCACCGGCTCCCACCAGATCGCCTCGGTGACCGACCCGTACAAGGCCAAGGCCGTGTCCAGGGACGGCAGTACCGCCTATGTGCAGGTCGCCTACAAGGTGAGCTCGATGGAGCTCACCGACAAGACGAAGGACTCGCTCCAGAACACCGGCGACAGGGCGCAGCACGCCGGGTACGACGTGGAGATCGGCGGTGACGCCCTCCAGGCCATGCCGGAGACCGGGTCGGGCGAGATCATCGGTGTGGTCATTGCCGCGGTCGTACTGATGGTGACCTTCGGTTCGCTGATCGCCGCGGGTCTTCCTCTGATCACCGCGCTCATCGGTGTCGGAATCGGTGTCTCCACCGTCACGGCACTGGCCAACGTGCTGGATCTGGGATCCACCACATCGACGCTGGCCATGATGATCGGCCTCGCGGTCGGCATCGACTACGCGCTCTTCATCGTCTCCCGGTTCCGGGCCGAGCTCGCCGAAGGCCGCGAACCCGAGGAAGCGGCCGGACGGGCCACCGGAACTGCCGGCTCCGCCGTGGTGTTCGCCGGGCTGACCGTGGTGATCGCGCTGGTCGGACTGGCTGTCGTCAACATTCCGATGCTGTCGAAGATGGGCTTCGCCGCCGCCGGCACGGTCGTGATCGCTGTGCTTATCGCGCTCACCCTGATTCCCGCGCTGCTGGGCTTCGCCGGCAAGCGGGTGCTGGGTCGCAAGGCCCGCAGGAAGCCCCCGGTCGAGGGCGCCGCGGTGAAGGTCAACGGAGGCACCCGCTGGGCGAGCTTCGTACTCCGCCGTCCCGTGATGGTGCTGCTGGTCGGTGTGATCGGCCTCGGGGCCGTCGCCGTACCGGCCGCCTCACTGCAGATGGGTCTTCCGGACGACGGCGCTCAGCCGACCGACACCACCCAGCGCAAGGCCTACGACATGCTGTCGGACGGCTTCGGTCCCGGGTTCAACGGCCCGCTGATGGTGGTTGCCGACGTCAAGGGTGTCAGCGACGGCACGGCCGCGGTGAACAGGGTGCACAAGAAGATCGCCGGACTCGACGGAGTCGTCACGGTCCTGCCCGCCACCTACAACAAGCAGCACGACACCGCCACGATCACCGTCATCCCGAAGGACCGGCCCTCATCGGCCAGGACCGAGGACCTGGTCCATTCCATCCGGGACGCGGGCGCACAGATCAAGTCCGACACCGGAGCCACCGTCCTGGTCACCGGTGCCACGGCGATGAACATCGACTTCTCGCAGAAGATGAACGACGCGCTGCTGCCGTATCTCGCGCTGGTGGTGGGTCTGGCCTTCCTGCTGCTGATGGTGGTCTTCCGCTCGGTGCTGGTCCCGCTGAAGGCGGCACTCGGCTTCCTGCTCTCGGTGGTCGCCGCCCTGGGCGCGGTCGTCGCTGTCTTCCAGTGGGGCTGGCTCGGCTCGGTCTTCGGAGTCCAGCAGACCGGCCCGATCATGTCGATGATGCCGATCTTCATGGTGGGTGTGGTCTTCGGTCTCGCGATGGACTACGAGGTCTTCCTGGTCACCCGGATGCGGGAGGCCTACGTCCACGGGGAGCGGCCGGGACAGGCTGTGGTCACCGGCTTCAAGCACGGTGCCCGGGTGGTCTGCGCCGCGGCCGTCATCATGATCGCGGTCTTCTCGGGATTCATCGGCGCGAGCGACGCGATGATCAAGATGATCGGCTTCGGTCTGGCCATCGCGGTCTTCTTCGACGCGTTCGTCGTGCGTATGGCGATCGTGCCCGCGGTCCTCGCGCTGCTCGGCAAGCGGGCGTGGTGGCTGCCGCGCTGGCTCGACCGCGCGCTGCCCAACGTGGACGTCGAGGGCGAGGGACTGAACAAGCACATCGAGCTCGAGCAGCAGCGGGAGCTGGTCAAGGTCTGA
- a CDS encoding SsgA family sporulation/cell division regulator — translation MEISPSVEMSARGHVVTDTPGHWTVVRVAFRYDPASDAGDVTVVFPGGTEWVFARELLEAGLRAPQRSGNVGMWPCGRAQAVLEFHSAHGVAVVQFDKAPLMRFLGRTYRAVPHAVGHGGPQR, via the coding sequence ATGGAGATATCCCCCTCCGTCGAGATGTCCGCACGGGGCCATGTCGTCACCGACACCCCCGGACACTGGACCGTCGTCCGCGTCGCCTTCCGCTACGATCCCGCGTCCGACGCGGGGGACGTGACCGTGGTCTTTCCCGGCGGCACCGAGTGGGTCTTCGCCAGGGAGCTCCTCGAGGCCGGTCTGCGCGCGCCGCAGCGCAGCGGCAACGTGGGGATGTGGCCCTGCGGCCGGGCCCAGGCGGTGCTGGAGTTCCACTCGGCGCACGGCGTGGCGGTCGTCCAGTTCGACAAGGCACCGCTGATGCGCTTCCTGGGCCGTACGTACAGAGCGGTCCCCCATGCCGTGGGGCATGGAGGACCTCAGCGCTGA